The following are from one region of the Streptomyces decoyicus genome:
- a CDS encoding VOC family protein, translating into MPGFNGIGWFEIGTDDPAAAERFYGDVFGWTVSHDDTKSTDPAYQIFTTGDAQGLHGGLFATKGKTPNYAVFTLLVEDVEAACRRAEAAGGKVLRAPASNPAGVTFAHLLDPAGNHFAVFKPPFAQP; encoded by the coding sequence ATGCCTGGATTCAATGGCATCGGCTGGTTCGAGATCGGCACCGACGACCCGGCGGCCGCGGAGCGGTTCTACGGTGACGTGTTCGGCTGGACGGTCTCGCACGACGACACGAAGAGCACGGACCCGGCGTACCAGATCTTCACGACGGGTGACGCGCAGGGACTGCACGGTGGGCTCTTCGCGACAAAGGGAAAGACGCCCAATTACGCGGTCTTCACCCTGCTCGTCGAGGACGTCGAGGCTGCGTGCCGACGGGCCGAGGCCGCGGGCGGAAAGGTTCTGCGCGCGCCGGCGTCCAACCCGGCCGGGGTGACCTTCGCGCACCTGCTCGACCCGGCCGGCAACCACTTCGCGGTGTTCAAGCCGCCTTTCGCGCAACCCTGA
- a CDS encoding restriction endonuclease, translated as MSRRSHGLMAVWAEAQRQQQRQQEAQRRARAQQQRDQERQARDAERAMARMHRERQAAYRQQREADARRRTEELDARVAALTGLLADGCRAPAFSAAALLRSEQIEQFAPGALATPVPMPDPARYEAPTGGWHLGARRDRAQEEARARYEQDWYTAQAAESRRQAQLGAYRQQYDQWAAGTLAGIRQHNSGIEELLSGLRGGDADAAVEYFSAALYSSTAWPEGFPRQIAAAYDPMARQLVLDWELPGYDIVPETKSVRYMPTADQEKETARPAAQRRALYREVLAQSVLLVLRDLFAADAFGTLDSVALNGFVDDVDPVTGRPAQVYLATVMAPRSAFDTFHLEQVSAVECLTDGLRGQLAARPDQRTAVRPGRLPADVGGGVVSHGTDSEPDLYEMDPIAFENLIAELFRAMGMQAVTTQRSGDGGVDVDALDPDPIRGGKIIVQVKRYRNTVPPTAVRDLYGTVQAEGANKGVLVTTSRFGPGAHTFANGKPLSLIAGPELVDLLGRYGLRGRLGPDDAPSAPATTEEAPDHNILGMNWSGEVALDVCALVCKGTSVLSDDHFVFYNNPRNPDGSVRMLPGFAPDRAAMQVRFEALPPDADRLILVAAIDPQVNPDADLSGFTDARIRLLDASGEELGQLEVSDGRRGETALVLGSFRQRAGGDWDFVIGGKGFPDGLEALVQEYGIEVA; from the coding sequence ATGAGCCGCCGTTCCCATGGATTAATGGCCGTCTGGGCCGAGGCGCAGCGTCAGCAGCAGCGCCAGCAGGAAGCCCAGCGCCGCGCGCGAGCACAACAGCAGCGCGACCAGGAACGGCAGGCACGGGACGCCGAACGCGCCATGGCGCGGATGCACCGCGAGCGGCAGGCGGCCTACCGGCAGCAACGCGAGGCGGACGCCCGCCGCCGCACCGAGGAACTGGACGCCCGCGTCGCCGCACTGACCGGTCTCCTCGCCGACGGCTGCCGCGCCCCCGCGTTCTCCGCCGCCGCGCTGCTGCGCTCCGAGCAGATCGAGCAGTTCGCGCCCGGCGCCCTCGCCACCCCGGTACCGATGCCCGACCCGGCCCGCTATGAGGCGCCGACGGGCGGCTGGCACCTCGGCGCCCGCCGCGACCGTGCCCAGGAAGAGGCCCGCGCACGCTACGAACAGGACTGGTACACCGCGCAGGCGGCGGAGAGCCGACGGCAGGCCCAACTCGGCGCCTACCGGCAGCAGTACGACCAGTGGGCCGCGGGCACCCTGGCCGGGATCCGGCAGCACAACTCCGGTATCGAGGAGTTGCTCTCCGGCCTGCGCGGCGGCGACGCGGACGCGGCCGTCGAGTACTTCTCCGCCGCGCTGTACTCCTCCACGGCCTGGCCGGAGGGCTTCCCCCGGCAGATCGCGGCCGCCTACGACCCCATGGCCCGCCAACTCGTCCTGGACTGGGAACTCCCGGGCTACGACATCGTCCCGGAGACCAAGTCCGTCCGCTACATGCCCACCGCCGACCAGGAGAAGGAGACCGCCCGGCCGGCCGCGCAGCGCCGGGCGCTCTACCGCGAAGTGCTGGCCCAGAGCGTGCTGCTGGTGCTGCGTGATCTCTTCGCCGCCGATGCCTTCGGCACGCTGGATTCGGTGGCGCTGAACGGATTCGTGGACGACGTGGACCCCGTGACCGGCCGCCCGGCCCAGGTGTACCTCGCCACCGTCATGGCGCCCCGCAGCGCCTTCGACACCTTCCATCTCGAACAGGTCAGCGCGGTGGAGTGTCTGACCGACGGGCTGCGCGGACAGCTCGCCGCCCGCCCCGACCAGCGGACCGCCGTACGCCCGGGGCGCCTTCCGGCCGATGTCGGCGGCGGGGTCGTCTCGCACGGTACGGACAGCGAGCCGGACCTGTACGAGATGGATCCGATCGCCTTCGAGAATCTGATCGCCGAGCTGTTCCGTGCCATGGGCATGCAGGCCGTGACCACCCAGCGCTCCGGCGACGGCGGGGTCGATGTCGACGCTCTCGACCCCGACCCGATCCGCGGCGGCAAGATCATTGTGCAGGTCAAGCGCTACCGCAACACCGTCCCGCCGACCGCCGTCCGCGACCTCTACGGCACGGTCCAGGCGGAAGGCGCCAACAAGGGGGTGCTGGTGACCACCTCCCGGTTCGGCCCCGGCGCCCACACCTTCGCCAACGGCAAGCCGCTCAGCCTCATCGCCGGCCCCGAACTCGTCGATCTGCTCGGCCGCTACGGGCTGCGCGGACGGCTCGGCCCGGACGACGCCCCGTCCGCCCCCGCCACCACCGAGGAAGCGCCGGACCACAACATCCTCGGTATGAACTGGTCCGGCGAGGTCGCCCTCGATGTCTGTGCCCTGGTGTGCAAGGGGACCAGCGTGCTCAGCGACGATCACTTCGTCTTCTACAACAACCCGCGCAACCCCGACGGTTCGGTCCGGATGCTGCCCGGCTTCGCGCCCGACCGGGCCGCGATGCAGGTGCGGTTCGAGGCGCTGCCGCCGGACGCCGACCGGCTGATCCTCGTCGCGGCGATCGACCCCCAGGTCAACCCCGACGCCGATCTCTCCGGTTTCACCGATGCCCGCATCCGGCTGCTGGACGCGTCGGGGGAGGAGCTGGGTCAGCTGGAGGTCTCGGACGGGCGGCGGGGCGAGACCGCGCTGGTGCTCGGCTCGTTCCGTCAACGCGCGGGCGGCGACTGGGACTTCGTGATCGGCGGCAAGGGCTTCCCCGACGGCCTGGAGGCGCTGGTGCAGGAGTACGGCATCGAGGTCGCCTGA
- a CDS encoding glycoside hydrolase family 88 protein, with amino-acid sequence MERRQFLATGAALTAGAALSARPAAAAPGRRPADRLPARAETVAVLRRVADHWIGAHADPGDNQWARATFFSGLLALHRLTREPRYLAYARGWAERHAYGLHNGVTTRHADDHCAGQAYLDLHALDTAPDPAKIAAIEDSLRRMVDTSAERHDDWWWDDALHMAMPPFARLGALRADPAYWDAMHALYTHTKSAEGGPGLHDPGSGLWYRDKRFLPGGISSPNGRPVLWSRGNGWVAAAHAKVLAVLPDTFAPVRAYRATLVRELAALRAVQRSDGFWNVNLADPGHLPGPETSGTAFFTYGTAYAQRAGLVPRDRYRPVVARAWNAMVDTAVHPDGFLGHVQNVGDRPESSQPVTYDSTADFGVGAFLLAGTEVVALGDG; translated from the coding sequence ATGGAACGTCGGCAATTCCTCGCCACCGGTGCCGCGCTGACGGCCGGCGCCGCACTGTCCGCCCGCCCGGCCGCCGCCGCGCCGGGCCGCCGCCCCGCCGACCGGCTGCCGGCCCGCGCCGAGACCGTCGCCGTACTGCGCCGGGTCGCCGACCACTGGATCGGCGCGCACGCCGACCCCGGTGACAACCAGTGGGCCCGTGCCACCTTCTTCAGCGGCCTGCTGGCCCTGCACCGCCTCACCCGTGAGCCCCGCTACCTCGCCTACGCGCGCGGCTGGGCGGAGCGCCATGCGTACGGGCTGCACAACGGTGTCACCACCCGTCATGCCGACGACCACTGCGCGGGTCAGGCCTACCTCGATCTCCATGCGCTGGACACCGCACCGGATCCGGCCAAGATCGCCGCCATTGAGGACTCCCTGCGCCGTATGGTCGACACCTCGGCCGAGCGGCACGACGACTGGTGGTGGGACGACGCGCTGCACATGGCGATGCCGCCGTTCGCCCGGCTCGGCGCGCTGCGCGCGGACCCCGCCTACTGGGACGCGATGCACGCGCTCTACACCCACACCAAGAGCGCCGAGGGCGGCCCCGGCCTCCACGACCCCGGCAGCGGCCTGTGGTACCGCGACAAGCGGTTCCTGCCCGGCGGCATCTCGTCCCCCAACGGCAGACCCGTCCTGTGGTCCCGCGGCAACGGCTGGGTGGCCGCCGCCCACGCCAAGGTGCTCGCCGTCCTGCCCGACACCTTCGCCCCGGTCCGCGCCTACCGCGCCACCCTGGTCAGGGAACTGGCCGCGCTCCGGGCCGTCCAGCGGTCCGACGGGTTCTGGAATGTGAACCTCGCCGATCCCGGGCATCTGCCCGGTCCGGAGACCAGCGGCACCGCCTTCTTCACCTACGGGACGGCGTATGCGCAGCGCGCCGGGCTCGTCCCGCGCGACCGCTATCGCCCGGTCGTGGCACGGGCGTGGAACGCGATGGTGGACACCGCCGTGCACCCCGACGGCTTCCTCGGCCATGTGCAGAACGTCGGCGACCGGCCGGAGTCCAGTCAGCCGGTCACCTACGACTCCACCGCCGACTTCGGTGTCGGCGCCTTTCTGCTGGCGGGCACGGAGGTGGTGGCGCTGGGTGACGGCTGA
- a CDS encoding alpha-galactosidase: MDDLLHFRAAGTSLVLDLSGSGLPRIVHWGADLGALAPGRLAGLRAADVAQTVSNALDVPVPLSVLPQQSAGWPGTPGLSGHRESSAAPPAFTVRTRSVREDSRRLIVEAADADGGLALTLETGLTDAGLVRLRAAVTNTGDDPYHLTELTPALPVPAQATELLDLTGRHLRERSPQRHAFTLGTHLRESRRGRTGSDATLLQTAGEAGFGFRSGEVWGLHVAWSGNHRSLAERTPAGQAVLAGGELLLPGEIRLAPGDTYRSPWIYGSYGRHGLDELAGRFHRELRARDGHPASPRPVTVNTWEAIYFDQDLAGLTRLAHAAAEVGAERFVLDDGWFRGRRDDRAGLGDWYVDAEVWPDGLHPLIDTVHGLGLQFGLWVEPEMINPDSDLARAHPDWILAASPSRLPPPSRHQQVLDLTRPEAYAYLLQRLDTLLCEHRIDYLKWDHNRDLVDAAAHLQSTAAYRLMDELRARHPQLEIESCASGGARVDLGVLERTDRVWTSDCIDALERQRIQRWTGLLLPPELLGAHVGAPVAHTTGRLHTLDFRAGTALFCHFGIEWDLTTADAAERARLAEWVALYRALRPLLHSGTVVHGDHPDPALWVHGVVAGDGGRAVFALVQRATSVQSPAGRVRLPGLDPDADHHLSPLAPGDRPEGPFTSALPWWEKGVTLPGRVLSEVGVQAPTLFPERLVLLEAVRRERR, translated from the coding sequence ATGGACGACCTCCTGCACTTCCGGGCCGCCGGCACCAGCCTGGTGCTGGATCTGTCCGGTTCCGGTCTGCCGCGCATCGTGCACTGGGGCGCCGACCTCGGCGCGCTCGCGCCCGGCCGTCTGGCCGGGCTGCGCGCCGCCGATGTCGCGCAGACCGTCTCCAATGCGCTGGATGTGCCGGTGCCGTTGAGCGTGCTGCCGCAGCAGTCCGCGGGCTGGCCCGGCACCCCGGGACTCAGCGGGCACCGGGAAAGCTCGGCCGCCCCACCCGCGTTCACGGTGCGCACCAGGTCCGTACGGGAGGACAGCCGCCGGCTGATCGTCGAGGCTGCGGACGCGGACGGCGGTCTGGCACTGACGCTGGAGACCGGGCTGACCGATGCGGGGCTGGTGCGGCTGCGCGCCGCCGTCACCAACACCGGCGACGACCCCTACCACCTCACCGAGCTGACCCCCGCCCTGCCGGTGCCCGCGCAGGCCACCGAGCTTCTCGATCTCACCGGCCGCCATCTACGGGAACGCAGCCCCCAGCGGCATGCGTTCACCCTCGGCACCCATCTGCGGGAGAGCCGGCGCGGACGCACCGGCAGCGATGCGACGCTGCTTCAGACCGCCGGGGAGGCGGGCTTCGGCTTCCGGTCCGGCGAGGTGTGGGGGCTGCATGTGGCGTGGAGCGGCAACCACCGCTCGCTCGCCGAGCGCACCCCGGCCGGGCAGGCCGTCCTCGCCGGCGGCGAACTGCTGCTGCCCGGCGAGATCCGGCTGGCCCCCGGCGACACTTACCGCTCCCCCTGGATCTACGGCTCCTACGGACGCCACGGCCTGGACGAACTGGCCGGCCGCTTCCACCGCGAGCTGCGGGCCCGTGACGGACACCCCGCCTCCCCGCGGCCGGTCACCGTCAACACTTGGGAGGCCATCTACTTCGACCAGGACCTGGCCGGACTGACCCGGCTGGCGCACGCGGCGGCCGAGGTCGGAGCGGAGCGGTTCGTGCTGGACGACGGGTGGTTCCGGGGGCGGCGGGACGACCGTGCCGGGCTCGGTGACTGGTATGTGGACGCCGAGGTCTGGCCGGACGGGCTGCATCCGCTGATCGACACCGTGCACGGGCTGGGGCTCCAGTTCGGGCTGTGGGTCGAGCCGGAGATGATCAACCCGGACTCCGATCTGGCCCGTGCGCACCCGGACTGGATCCTGGCCGCCTCCCCGTCGCGGCTGCCGCCGCCCTCGCGCCATCAGCAAGTCCTCGACCTTACGCGTCCCGAGGCGTATGCGTACCTCCTCCAGCGGCTGGACACCTTGCTGTGCGAGCACCGCATCGACTACCTCAAGTGGGACCACAACCGCGACCTCGTGGACGCGGCCGCGCACCTCCAGTCGACGGCCGCCTACCGCCTGATGGACGAACTGCGGGCGCGGCACCCGCAGTTGGAGATCGAGTCCTGCGCGTCCGGCGGCGCCCGGGTGGATCTGGGGGTGCTGGAGCGCACCGACCGGGTGTGGACCAGTGACTGCATCGATGCGCTGGAGCGGCAGCGGATCCAGCGCTGGACGGGCCTGCTGCTGCCGCCGGAGCTGCTCGGCGCGCACGTGGGAGCGCCGGTCGCGCATACGACGGGACGCCTGCACACGCTGGATTTCCGGGCGGGGACCGCGCTGTTCTGCCACTTCGGGATCGAGTGGGATCTGACGACGGCCGACGCGGCGGAACGGGCCCGGCTGGCCGAGTGGGTGGCGCTGTACCGGGCACTGCGGCCGCTGCTGCACAGCGGGACGGTGGTGCACGGCGACCATCCCGATCCGGCGCTGTGGGTGCATGGCGTGGTGGCCGGGGACGGCGGGCGGGCGGTGTTCGCGCTGGTGCAGCGGGCGACGAGCGTGCAGTCGCCGGCCGGACGGGTGCGACTGCCGGGGCTGGATCCGGACGCCGATCACCACCTGTCGCCGCTGGCGCCGGGTGACCGCCCGGAGGGGCCGTTCACCTCGGCGCTGCCCTGGTGGGAGAAGGGCGTGACGCTTCCGGGGCGGGTGCTGTCCGAGGTGGGGGTCCAGGCGCCGACGCTGTTCCCGGAGCGGCTGGTGTTGCTGGAGGCCGTACGGAGGGAGAGGAGGTGA
- a CDS encoding nitroreductase/quinone reductase family protein has product MPIDFNRQIIEEFRANGGCVGGPFEGGRLLLLTTVGARSGAPHTTPLGYLPDGGGRVLVIASAGGAPKHPAWFHNLVAHPRVTVEAGVFTYEAQAIVLEGAERDRAFARAAETDPGWSEYQAKTERILPVVALEEIPAGPPNIKADSPGAALKAVHDGFRRELALIRKEIAESGPGLGVQLRVNCLALCQGLHNHHTGEDAGMFPMLGRHHPELTPALERMQQEHEKLAVLLDALQQAVSAEGADPRTVLAEVERLTEEVERHLAYEEEQLIPVFDGPAC; this is encoded by the coding sequence ATGCCGATCGATTTCAACCGACAGATCATCGAGGAGTTCCGTGCCAACGGCGGATGCGTCGGCGGCCCCTTCGAGGGCGGCCGCCTGCTTCTGCTGACCACCGTCGGCGCACGCTCGGGCGCCCCGCACACCACCCCGCTCGGCTACCTTCCCGACGGCGGCGGGCGCGTCCTGGTCATCGCCTCGGCCGGGGGCGCACCGAAGCACCCGGCCTGGTTCCACAATCTGGTCGCCCACCCCCGGGTCACGGTCGAGGCCGGTGTCTTCACCTACGAGGCGCAGGCGATTGTCCTGGAGGGCGCCGAACGCGACCGTGCTTTCGCCCGCGCGGCCGAGACCGATCCCGGGTGGTCGGAATACCAGGCAAAAACGGAGCGCATTCTTCCGGTGGTGGCCCTGGAGGAAATCCCCGCCGGTCCGCCGAATATCAAGGCCGACTCGCCGGGCGCCGCGCTCAAGGCCGTGCACGACGGATTCCGGCGGGAACTCGCCCTCATCCGCAAGGAAATAGCAGAATCGGGCCCCGGTCTCGGCGTCCAGCTCCGGGTGAATTGCCTGGCCCTCTGCCAGGGGCTGCACAACCACCACACCGGTGAGGACGCCGGAATGTTTCCGATGCTCGGGCGGCATCACCCCGAACTCACGCCGGCGCTGGAGCGGATGCAGCAGGAACACGAGAAACTCGCAGTCCTCCTCGACGCACTGCAACAGGCCGTCTCCGCCGAGGGCGCGGACCCCCGGACGGTGCTCGCCGAGGTCGAGCGCCTCACGGAGGAGGTGGAGAGGCATCTGGCCTACGAGGAGGAGCAGTTGATTCCGGTCTTCGACGGTCCGGCCTGCTGA
- a CDS encoding MDR/zinc-dependent alcohol dehydrogenase-like family protein: MTSVKFTWGTIGITVDGACAEYVKVPARNCYRLPETVTLAHAPLIEPLSTIVRGFDLVAPKLGDHFLIYGAGTMRPLYLQVAQRAGAASVSVVDLNEDRLAVARKLGADARVRHGAGHLPAGLRSQASDRPERAAHPNLTSTGAAAAARGPGPAGTARRAAGQPSPSATTSVPASRKAPTPKSAVES; this comes from the coding sequence ATGACTTCCGTGAAGTTCACGTGGGGCACCATCGGCATCACCGTCGATGGTGCCTGCGCCGAGTACGTCAAGGTGCCGGCGCGCAACTGCTACCGGCTGCCGGAGACCGTCACGCTCGCCCATGCCCCGCTGATAGAGCCGCTGTCGACCATCGTGCGCGGCTTCGACCTCGTCGCCCCCAAGCTCGGCGACCACTTCCTGATCTATGGCGCGGGCACCATGCGCCCGCTCTACCTCCAGGTCGCCCAACGGGCCGGTGCCGCCTCCGTCTCCGTCGTCGATCTGAACGAGGACCGGCTGGCCGTGGCCCGCAAGCTCGGTGCCGATGCGCGCGTACGCCACGGCGCTGGCCACCTTCCAGCAGGGCTCCGGTCGCAAGCTTCAGATCGTCCCGAACGGGCCGCTCACCCGAATCTGACCTCGACGGGGGCAGCCGCCGCGGCCCGTGGGCCGGGCCCGGCGGGGACGGCCCGCCGGGCGGCGGGTCAGCCGTCACCCAGCGCCACCACCTCCGTGCCCGCCAGCAGAAAGGCGCCGACACCGAAGTCGGCGGTGGAGTCGTAG
- a CDS encoding DUF1330 domain-containing protein: MTAYAIAHLRPAAPHPEVFAYIEKIQPTLDPFGGHFLVHGSEVEVREGTWPGFVVVIAFPDLARARDWYDSPAYKEILPLRTRHIDADVVLVPGVPDGYDPAVTAAKLRAAAG; this comes from the coding sequence ATGACCGCATACGCCATCGCTCACCTCCGCCCCGCCGCCCCGCACCCGGAGGTCTTCGCGTACATCGAGAAGATCCAGCCGACCCTGGACCCGTTCGGCGGCCACTTCCTCGTGCACGGCTCCGAGGTGGAGGTCAGAGAAGGCACCTGGCCCGGATTCGTTGTCGTCATTGCCTTCCCCGACCTGGCGCGGGCCCGCGACTGGTATGACTCGCCCGCCTACAAGGAGATCCTCCCGCTGCGCACCCGGCACATCGACGCCGACGTGGTCCTGGTGCCGGGGGTTCCCGACGGCTACGACCCGGCCGTGACGGCGGCGAAGCTGCGGGCGGCGGCCGGCTGA
- a CDS encoding helix-turn-helix transcriptional regulator, which translates to MNRTDRLYALVEELRAVAPRPRSARWLAGHFEVSVRTVERDINALQQSGVPIYAEPGRTGGYCLDKARTLPPVNLTPGEAVAMAVALRQLEGTPFRGPAGSALRKLVAAMQGDDAAAARALAGRIHLLGDAGTMPSVPRLVADALSSPRVLRIGYGDREGAATMREIEPLGYVGTATHWYLVAWCRLRDALRAFRTDRIASVTITAEVPPPRSLRGEDLDIPYGIVRQLTLS; encoded by the coding sequence GTGAACCGTACGGATCGTCTCTATGCCCTGGTCGAGGAACTGCGCGCCGTCGCGCCTCGCCCGCGAAGCGCGCGCTGGCTGGCCGGTCATTTCGAGGTGAGCGTGCGCACGGTCGAACGGGACATCAACGCGCTCCAGCAGTCAGGAGTGCCGATCTATGCCGAGCCCGGCCGCACGGGCGGCTACTGCCTCGACAAGGCGCGCACGCTGCCGCCGGTCAACCTGACGCCGGGCGAGGCCGTCGCGATGGCGGTGGCGCTACGGCAGCTGGAGGGCACGCCGTTCCGGGGGCCCGCGGGCTCGGCGCTGCGCAAGCTGGTCGCGGCGATGCAGGGCGACGATGCCGCCGCGGCCCGCGCCCTGGCCGGGCGCATCCACCTGCTCGGCGACGCGGGCACCATGCCGTCGGTGCCCCGTTTGGTGGCCGACGCGCTGTCCAGCCCCCGTGTCCTGCGCATCGGTTACGGCGACCGCGAGGGGGCCGCCACGATGCGCGAGATCGAACCACTCGGCTACGTCGGCACGGCGACCCACTGGTATCTGGTGGCCTGGTGCCGGCTGCGCGACGCCCTGCGCGCCTTCCGCACCGACCGGATCGCCTCGGTCACGATCACTGCCGAGGTGCCCCCGCCACGCTCACTGCGCGGCGAGGACCTCGACATCCCGTACGGGATCGTCCGTCAACTCACCTTGAGCTGA